In Cryptomeria japonica chromosome 10, Sugi_1.0, whole genome shotgun sequence, a genomic segment contains:
- the LOC131045238 gene encoding pentatricopeptide repeat-containing protein At5g39350-like: MSREALHILLTTHNPPEDHSTYLQLLQICILKKTLSQGKNVHAFISHRRFAFATHTNFHNKLIHMYVKCGSLVDARKVFDHMKQRDNVSWNTIIAAYRRHGYPHEAVTLFQHMEQTGSQPDKFTFANVLPACGKMGALEQGMDIHQSIKDRGILSDVRVASALVDMYAKCGSVDKARELFDKMPQRDVLSWTAMIAGYVRNGFVDKALETFKQMQSAGVKPNSTTFASILPACAKMGSLEQGMDIHQRVKEEGLLSDVIVATALVDLYGKCGRVDMARELFDKMPQKDVISWNAMIAGYAQNGLVDKALEILTQMQSAGVKPNSTTFAGILSACAKIGALQQGIDINESIKDRKILSDVVVATALVDMYAKCGSIDMARELFDRMLQRNVVSWNAMIAGYAQNGFIEKVLETFKQMQLAGVKPNSTTFASILPACAKMRDLERGMDIHQSIKEGGFLSDVTVATALADMYAKCGRIDKARELFDRVSQRDVISWNAMIAGYAQNGFADKALETFEQMQLEGIKPNSTTFASTLPACAKIGALEQGMGIHRSIMEGGFGLDIIVGNALLDMYAKCGSIDKAHELFGRMPQRDAISWNTMIAGYVQNGCVDKALETFKQMQLVGVKPNSTTFASILPACGKMEALEQGMGIHQSIMEGEFLSDIIVGNALIDMYAKCGRMDKAYELFGRMHQRNLVSWNAIIAGYAQNGLVEKALETFKQMQLASVKPDSTTFASILPACGKIGALEQGMNIHQSINEEEFLSDVIAATALLDMYAKCGSIDRAHELFDRMPQRDVITWNAMIAGYAQNGFVDKALETFKQMHLAGVKPNSTTFASILPACAKTGALEQGMDIHQSIMEGGFLTDIIVGNSLLDMYAKCGSIAKAHKLFERMPQRDIISWNAMIAGYGQNGFCKDALKIFKLMKHSGTYPDIVSFACVLCACSHAGLVDEGCTYFNQMSNSNCITPTADHYVCMVDLLGRAGYLEDALNFIIKIPVKPKVVVWMCFLGACRSHMNIGLGAFTATLLVDLDPTNAATYVLLSNIYAEVGRWDEAQMVRRLMKDRGIEKIPGFSWIEGHKMVHAFCVGGRSHPQTQEIYER; encoded by the coding sequence ATGTCAAGGGAGGCGCTACACATTCTGCTTACTACACACAATCCCCCTGAAGACCACTCTACATATCTTCAATTATTGCAGATCTGTATTCTCAAGAAAACCCTTTCACAAGGGAAAAATGTTCACGCTTTCATCTCTCACAGGCGATTTGCTTTTGCTACACATACAAATTTTCATAATAAGCTTATTCACATGTATGTCAAGTGCGGGAGTTTGGTTGATGCGCGTAAAGTGTTTGATCACATGAAACAACGAGACAACGTCTCATGGAATACAATTATTGCAGCGTACAGAAGACATGGGTATCCTCACGAGGCAGTCACACTGTTTCAACATATGGAACAAACAGGTTCGCAACCCGATAAATTCACATTTGCTAACGTACTTCCAGCCTGTGGCaagatgggagctttggaacagggtatggacatccatcaaagcataaaggatagaggaattttgtcagatgttagAGTTGCaagtgccctggtagacatgtacgcaaaatgtggaagcgtagacaaggcacgtgaactgtttgataaaatgcctcAAAGGGATGTATtatcgtggactgcaatgattgcaggatatgtacGAAATGGATTTGTTGATAAGGCCTTAGAAACTTTCAAACagatgcaatcggcaggtgtaaaaccaaattccacaacctttgccagcatcctccctgcctgtgccaaaatgggatcactagaacagggtatggacatccatcaaagagtAAAGGAAGAGGGACTTTTATCAGATGTTATAGTTGCAACTGCCTTAGTAGACTTGTATGGAAAATGTGGGAGGGTTGACATggcacgtgaattgtttgacaaaatgcctcaaaaagatgtgatctcatggaatgccatgattgcaggatatgcacaaaatggattggtTGATAAGGCTTTAGAAATTTTAacgcaaatgcaatcggcaggggtaaagccaaattccacaacctttgctggCATCCTCTCCgcctgtgccaaaataggagctttgcaGCAGGGTATAGACATCAATGAAAGCATCAAGGATAGAAAGATCTTGTCCGATGTTGTAGTTGCAACCgctctagtagacatgtatgcaaaatgtggaagcatagatatggcacgtgaattgtttgacagaatgcttcagagaaatgttgtctcatggaatgccatgattgcaggatacgCACAAAACGGATTtattgaaaaggttttagaaactttcaagcaaatgcaattggcaggtgtgaaGCCAAACTCCACAACCTtcgccagcatcctccctgcctgtgccaaaatgagaGATTTGGAACGgggcatggacatccatcaaagcataaaggaaggGGGATTTTTATCAGATGTTACGGTTGCAACTGCCCTGgcagatatgtatgcaaaatgtggaagaatagacaaggcacgtgaactgtttgatagagtGTCTCAAAGAGATGTTATCTcctggaatgcaatgattgcaggatatgcacaaaatggatttgctgATAAGGCTCTCGAAACTTTCGAGCAAATGCAATTGGAAGGTattaagccaaattccacaacctttgctagcactctccctgcctgtgccaaaattggAGCATTGGAACAGGGTATGGGTATCCATCGAAGTATAATGGAAGGGGGTTTTGGgttagatattatagttggaaatgctctgctagacatgtatgcaaaatgtggaagcatagacaaggcacatgaactgtttggcagaatgcctcaaagagatgctatctcatggaatacaatgattgCAGGATACGTACAAAATGGATGTGTTgataaggctttagaaacttttaagcaaatgcaattggtaggtgtaaagccaaattccacaacctttgccagcatcctccctgcctgtggcaaaatggaagctttggaacagggtatgggcatccatcaaagcataatggaagggGAATTTTTGTCAGATATCATAGTAGGAAATGCTctaatagacatgtatgcaaaatgtggaagaatgGACAAGGCATATGAACTGTTTGGAAGAATGCATCAAAGAAATCTGGTCTCCTGGAATGCCattattgcaggatatgcacaaaatggattggttgaaaaggctttagaaaccttcaagcaaatgcaattggcaagtgtaaagccagattccacaacctttgctagcatcctccctgcctgtggcaaaataggagctttggaacagggtatgaacatccatcaaagcattaaTGAAGAGGAATTTTTGTCAGATGTTATTGCTGCAACTGCGCtgttagacatgtatgcaaaatgtggaagcatagacagggcacatgaactgtttgacagaatgcctcaaagagatgttatcacatggaatgcaatgattgcaggatatgcacaaaatggatttgtggataaggctttagaaactttcaaacaaatgcatttggcaggtgtaaagccaaattccacaacttttgcCAGCATCCTGCCTGCCTGTGCCAAAacaggagctttggaacagggtatggacatccatcaaagcataatggaagggGGATTTTTGacagatattatagttggaaattctctgttagacatgtatgcaaaatgtggaagcatagccaAGGCGCACAAATTGTTTgaaagaatgcctcaaagagatatcatatcatggaatgcaatgattgcaggatatggaCAAAATGGATTTTGCAAGGATGCTctcaaaatatttaaattaatgaaGCACTCTGGAACATATCCTGACATTGTCAGCTTTGCTTGTGTTCTATGTGCGTGCAGCCATGCAGGTTTAGTGGATGAGGGTTGTACATACTTCAATCAAATGAGTAACTCTAATTGCATTACACCTACAGCTGATCATTATGTGTGCATGGTTGATCTTCTTGGCCGTGCTGGCTATCTTGAGGATGCCCTAAATTTTATCATTAAGATTCCAGTTAAACCTAAGGTGGTTGTGTGGATGTGTTTTCTTGGTGCCTGTAGATCACATATGAATATAGGTTTAGGAGCATTTACAGCAACGTTGCTTGTTGATTTGGATCCTACAAATGCTGCAACTTATGTTCTTCTCTCAAACATCTATGCCGAAGTGGGTAGATGGGATGAGGCTCAAAtggtaaggagattgatgaaaGATAGAGGAATTGAAAAGATCCCTGGATTTAGTTGGATTG